In the genome of Neisseria lactamica, the window GCCGGAACGGAAAATGCCGTCTGAAAGGGCTTCAGACGGCATTACGAAGAAGATGGGCTTAATGCCAGTAACGCCACCAGGGCATATCGTCGGGCTGCCAAGTGTGTGTCAAAAACGGGCTTTTCGGGAAATTGGTTTCCAACACGCGGCGTGTGTCGGCGGCAAGCTGCGGTTTGCCGAGTTTTTGGTAGGCGAGTTCCAAGATGGCGAGCGATTCTTCGACATAGCGCGTATTCTGGTAGCTGCCGATGATTTTTTGGGCACGGTTGGCGGCGGCGATGTATGCGCCGCGTTTCATATAATAACGGGCAACCGCCATTTCATTGCCGCCCAAGGCATCGACCAGTTTGATCATACGCGCGGACGCATCGGCGGCGTATTTGCTGTCGGGGAAACGCCGGACGAGTTCCGCAAACGCCTGGTACGCTTCGCGGTTGGCTTTCGGATCGCGGTCGGACCAGTCTTGCGAGGCCAGTTTGTTCAGGAAGGACTGATCTTCGTTG includes:
- a CDS encoding outer membrane protein assembly factor BamD, translated to MKKILLMVSLSLALCACASSQGTVDKDTQTTQGWGVEKLYAEAQDELGGGNYTRAVKLYEILGSRFPTGRYAQQALLDTAYAYYKDDEKDKALAAIDRFRNLYPQHPNMDYALYLRGLVLFNEDQSFLNKLASQDWSDRDPKANREAYQAFAELVRRFPDSKYAADASARMIKLVDALGGNEMAVARYYMKRGAYIAAANRAQKIIGSYQNTRYVEESLAILELAYQKLGKPQLAADTRRVLETNFPKSPFLTHTWQPDDMPWWRYWH